The following proteins are encoded in a genomic region of Drosophila willistoni isolate 14030-0811.24 chromosome 3R, UCI_dwil_1.1, whole genome shotgun sequence:
- the LOC6651365 gene encoding mitochondrial carrier homolog 2-like: MSSYLFPGRNNEKTEPNRWWIRFGLRLGVSAALHPFDYSKTLIQLGYEPVPPQQGTSLLGRPILLLPNILQYTAHIKKIDGFCGCYRGLAPKMVGSLISMVVSERLTHQLGFSPQEDVKDNSELSKEEIYAQFKETLKRDIVLTVSGIVVSHPFHVITVRMMAQFVGRERLYTSIIDSIVEIWKTEGVLGFFAGLVPKLLCDVVCVVLSSSTIYMLNKYLIKDHLARQYNARITQFAFSSWLYSLQVASTCSVVSGSRLTAGQPPIMPIYRNWVDCWKDLQCRGELKRGSSLFWRSQSLQSSSMPTAFISLPKLARYQ, translated from the coding sequence ATGTCAAGCTACCTATTTCCAGGCAGAAACAACGAGAAAACTGAACCTAACAGATGGTGGATTAGGTTTGGGCTGCGGCTCGGTGTTAGTGCAGCTCTCCATCCCTTTGATTACTCCAAGACGTTAATACAGTTGGGCTATGAGCCAGTGCCACCCCAGCAAGGAACGTCGTTGCTTGGCAGGCCCATTCTGCTACTGCCAAACATCTTGCAGTACACTGCTCACATAAAAAAGATCGATGGCTTCTGCGGCTGCTACAGAGGATTGGCTCCAAAGATGGTTGGCTCACTCATAAGCATGGTGGTTAGCGAGCGATTGACCCATCAATTGGGCTTTTCCCCTCAAGAAGATGTTAAAGACAATTCGGAATTGTCCAAAGAGGAGATTTATGCTCAGTTCAAGGAAACCCTAAAGCGGGATATAGTATTGACGGTCAGCGGCATTGTAGTCTCGCATCCTTTTCATGTGATCACAGTGCGCATGATGGCCCAGTTCGTAGGACGGGAGAGGTTGTATACCTCAATAATCGATTCCATTGTCGAAATCTGGAAAACGGAAGGAGTGCTCGGATTCTTTGCTGGCCTCGTACCCAAACTGCTTTGCGATGTGGTCTGTGTGGTTTTGAGCAGCTCCACTATTTACATGCtcaataaatatttgataaaGGATCATCTGGCCAGGCAATATAATGCAAGAATCACTCAATTCGCCTTTTCCAGTTGGCTGTATTCCCTTCAAGTGGCCTCAACCTGCTCGGTGGTTAGCGGATCACGTCTGACTGCTGGGCAGCCTCCGATTATGCCCATCTATAGGAACTGGGTGGATTGCTGGAAAGATTTGCAATGCCGCGGGGAACTTAAGCGAGGTAGCTCCCTTTTCTGGCGTTCCCAATCATTACAATCCTCATCGATGCCCACCGCCTTTATCTCTTTGCCGAAATTAGCCCGTTACCAGTAA
- the LOC111519434 gene encoding uncharacterized protein LOC111519434, producing the protein MYLQYSRYLRRNIALLAIYTLLTIAVIGLLLILCVSNSRTDIPFMVIPRLDKPAVAVVVHRTGDRDNSLDSSALNDLVDTSKLKTLEGTGIEMNTESDQQHIYIDDVYNANLKLHKDEFVPITYHPIDADLEGDSNQGSGSPASKTFNFNEFEDDNDDDDDDDAVTSGSGNDRNIIYDLETKDFIKRISIKLSQLSKANPNKGQRIFKLGINRDLVPISEIHHRSVVGEKQTQPMIHAPQKKLEIQTKVLSSSRGFVNPAGIRATSFAMLDNQLLPSETQIRTRRIISNEKKSEERSRKLLLCESEMGNSGGRELCRMLFKETESSV; encoded by the coding sequence ATGTATCTACAATATTCACGATATCTACGGCGAAATATAGCACTTTTGGCTATCTATACTCTGCTGACGATTGCAGTTATAGGGCTCCTTCTGATCCTATGTGTCTCAAACAGCAGAACGGATATACCATTTATGGTTATACCACGGCTTGATAAGCCTGCTGTTGCCGTCGTCGTTCATAGAACAGGCGATAGAGATAATTCCCTCGACTCAAGCGCTTTAAACGATTTAGTTGACACATCAAAGTTGAAGACGTTAGAAGGAACAGGGATTGAGATGAACACAGAATCAGATCAACAGCACATTTACATTGACGACGTTTATAATGCAAACCTTAAGTTACACAAGGACGAGTTCGTGCCGATCACTTATCATCCCATTGATGCGGATCTAGAGGGAGACTCCAATCAGGGCTCTGGGTCTCCAGCTAGTAAGACATTCAATTTTAACGAGTTCGAAGATGacaatgacgatgatgatgatgatgacgcaGTGACCAGTGGAAGCGGAAACGACCGAAACATAATCTACGATCTAGAAACGAAGGATTTTATTAAGCGTATTAGCATAAAATTATCACAACTCTCTAAAGCGAATCCAAATAAGGGTCAACGAATATTCAAATTGGGGATAAACCGTGATCTTGTCCCAATTTCCGAAATTCACCATCGTAGCGTTGTGGGAGAAAAACAGACACAGCCCATGATCCATGCCCCGCAAAAGAAATTAGAGATAcaaacaaaagttttaagtAGCTCCAGGGGATTTGTAAACCCAGCCGGTATTCGTGCAACGTCCTTTGCCATGTTGGACAATCAACTGCTGCCGAGTGAGACCCAAATCCGGACACGCCGCATCATTAGTAATGAAAAAAAGAGCGAAGAACGCTCCCGGAAACTTTTGCTATGTGAAAGTGAAATGGGAAATTCGGGAGGTCGTGAATTGTGCCGCATGCTGTTTAAGGAAACAGAATCCTCAGTGTAG